A genomic region of Sciurus carolinensis chromosome 7, mSciCar1.2, whole genome shotgun sequence contains the following coding sequences:
- the LOC124989088 gene encoding olfactory receptor 2B11-like → MALINESHPEEFILLGFSDQHWLELPLFIILLITYPMALLGNIAIILVSKIDTRLHSPMYFFLTNLSFLDMCYTTSIVPQMLFNLGSSKKTISYMGCAVQLYIFHTMGGTECLLLAVMSFDRYVAICRPLHYTLIMNQPTCVLLVSTVWLGGITYAVSEATITLQLPLCGINKLDHVLCEIPVLIKTACGEKEANELTLSVVCIFMLAVPLCLILASYASIGRTVLNVKTSEGKKKAFGTCSSHLIVVFLFYGPAISMYLQPPSSITRDQPKFMALFYGVVTPTVNPFIYTLRNKDVKGALSNLVRSIFISK, encoded by the coding sequence ATGGCTCTAATTAATGAAAGCCACCCTGAGGAGTTTATTCTTCTAGGATTTTCTGACCAACATTGGCTAGAACTTCCTCTATTCATTATTCTTCTCATAACATACCCCATGGCCTTGCTGGGAAACATCGCCATCATTCTGGTATCCAAGATAGATACCCGTCTCCACagtcccatgtactttttcctcaccAACCTCTCCTTCTTGGACATGTGTTACACCACCAGCATTGTGCCTCAGATGCTGTTTAACCTGGGAAGCTCTAAGAAGACCATCAGCTATATGGGGTGTGCAGTTCAGCTTTATATCTTTCACACAATGGGGGGCACAGAATGTCTGctcctggctgtcatgtcctttgaccgctatgtggccatctgcagacCTCTGCACTACACCCTCATCATGAATCAGCCCACCTGTGTTCTGTTAGTGTCCACCGTGTGGCTGGGTGGAATAACTTATGCTGTCTCAGAGGCCACCATTACACTACAATTACCTTTGTGTGGCATCAATAAACTGGATCACGTGCTGTGTGAGATTCCAGTTCTTATAAAGACTGCCTGTGGGGAAAAGGAGGCTAATGAGCTCACATTGTCTGTGGTGTGCATTTTTATGTTAGCTGTTCCTCTGTGCTTAATTCTTGCCTCTTATGCCAGTATTGGACGTACTGTTCTTAACGTGAAAACgtctgaaggaaagaaaaaggccTTTGGCACATGTTCCTCTcatctcattgtagttttcttattttatggccCAGCCATTAGTATGTACCTTCAGCCCCCCTCTTCCATTACAAGGGACCAGCCCAAGTTCATGGCTCTCTTCTATGGAGTGGTGACTCCTACAGTCAACCCCTTCATCTACACCCTGAGGAATAAGGATGTGAAGGGGGCATTAAGCAACCTGGTGAGGagtattttcatttccaaataa
- the LOC124989494 gene encoding olfactory receptor 2B11-like, producing the protein MALINESHPEEFILLGFADRPWLELFLFIILLITYPMAIMGNMIIILVSILDPCLHSPMYFFLTNLSFLDICLTTSIVPQMLINLGSTKKAISYVGCAVQLYFFSMMGSTECLLLALLSFDRYVAICRPLHYTLIMNRRVCILLVSIVWLGGITYAVSEVTTTLQLPLCGNNKLDHLVCETPVLLKSACGEKEVNELTISVVCIFIVAVPLCLILASYTSIGRAVLNIKSSEGRKKAFGTCSSHLIVVLLFYGPTISMYLQPPSSITKDQPKFMALFFGVMTPTANPFIYTLRNKDVKGAISNLARSLFSSK; encoded by the coding sequence ATGGCACTCATTAATGAAAGCCACCCTGAAGAGTTCATTCTACTAGGCTTTGCTGACCGACCCTGGCTAGAGCTTTTTCTATTCATTATTCTTCTGATAACATACCCCATGGCCATAATGGGAAACATGATTATCATTCTGGTGTCCATTTTAGATCCCTGTCTCCACAgtcccatgtatttcttcctcaccAACCTTTCCTTTTTGGATATATGTTTAACCACAAGCATTGTGCCTCAGATGCTGATTAACCTGGGAAGCACTAAGAAAGCCATCAGCTATGTGGGGTGTGCAGTTCAGCTCTATTTCTTCAGCATGATGGGAAGCACAGAATGTCTTCTCCTGGCTCTCCTATCTTTTGATCGCTATGTAGCCATCTGTAGACCTCTGCACTACACCCTTATCATGAATCGGCGGGTTTGCATTCTATTAGTATCCATTGTGTGGTTGGGTGGTATCACCTATGCTGTCTCAGAGGTCACAACTACATTACAGTTGCCACTGTGTGGCAATAATAAACTGGATCACTTGGTGTGTGAGACCCCAGTTCTTTTAAAGTCTGCTTGTGGTGAAAAAGAAGTTAATGAGTTAACAATCTCTGTGGTGTGTATTTTTATAGTAGCTGTTCCTCTGTGCCTGATTCTTGCCTCCTATACTAGCATTGGACGTGCTGTACTTAACATTAAATcttctgaaggaaggaaaaaggcctTCGGGACATGTTCCTCTCATCTCATTGTGGTGCTCTTATTTTACGGTCCAACCATCAGCATGTACCTTCAACCCCCCTCTTCTATCACAAAGGACCAGCCCAAGTTCATGGCCCTCTTCTTTGGAGTGATGACGCCTACAGCCAACCCCTTCATCTACACCCTGAGGAATAAGGATGTAAAGGGGGCAATAAGCAATCTGGCAAGGAGCCTTTTTagttccaaataa